AGCTGCTTGGCTCCCTTTCTGCCAAGGGCCTCCTCTGAGCCCCTCTCCTCCATGCCCATTAGGACATAAAAGTCTCAtaatggaggagaagaaagggcgCCCCATTATTCCCAGCAAGCCATTTGCAAATTTGGCAGCCGGCCCTGAACAAGCAACCAGGGCCCCAGGGAGCCTCTAATTCCACAACAGAATGCGGGCCAGAAATTGCCACCTCAAAGCAGCACTCCGTTGGCATTCACATGGGCAAAGCGGGCGACAAACTCCATTCTCGTTCCTCTCCATGACTGTTGGGAAAGAATGCAGCCCGTACACGTGTTAGAAGGATCAGACCCAAGGCCAGGCGAGTCCAGCATCCCAGCATTGTGGATACCAGAGACCTCTGGCCGATGATCATGAGCTGCACAGTTTAACTGGGTGCTCTGAGGGAGACATTTTTGTTTACACCTCAACTTTCCCACAACACCCTGCAGTAGCACCTCTTAGGTGTCGTTGGCTTTTAGTATTACAACTGGGcaatcaaagaaagagatttgcTGCTCCAAGGAAAGGCAGTTCCATGCCCGGGTCCCTCATTTGCACTGAGGACAGGAGGGGCTGATGGCGACTCACATCCCTACTTTCCCCACAGGCCCCGCCATGCGAATTCTGGTGGTTCTTCTGTGTCTGGGACTCCTAGTGTTCTCCTGCAGAAGCCAAGATTCAGGCACAAGCACCAACCAGCAGGTGAGTTTCGGAGAGTTAGGGTTCTCTTGGGGTGCAGAATACATGCCTGAAGCATTTGAAAGCCACCTTCACCTCATGTTCAAAATCATGTTAGCTGTCCCAAAAGTTGTGGGTTGAGCTGGAACCCCTAGCTCCAGCCTTCCTTTTCCTGGTGCCCTCCAGCCATGCGCTTACGAGACAGACAGCTgtatgggagctgtagtgcaaccCACCTGAGAAGCACCAGGTGGGGGGAAGGCCAAGTAAACAAGGGGGAAAAATACTCAAAAGGTGCCCTCTTCCTTTTTCACTTAGAGAATTCCCTTGAGTTGTCTTGCAGGATTGAGTCGGGGGAACCAGAAAAGGGCCAGTCCCTTCTGGCTTTCATCATCACGAGTTTCAGAACCAGATGATTCTAAGCACGCAAATTCcatctctccaaggatcctgaGGCCGACACTGAAGGTGGGGTGGAAGAGGAAGACCCCTTCTACAAGAGCCCTGTGAACAAGTTGGCTGCGGCCGTCTCCAACTTCGGCTATGACCTCTACCGCCAGCAGTCCAGCCAGACGCCCAGCGCCAATGTGCTGCTGTCGCCCTTCAGCATCGCCACAGCCCTCTCAGGCCTTTCTTTGGGTGAGCGACTCCTCTCTTCCTTGCTGCTCCTGTATTGCCACCCTGAGGGttgggggaagagagggagaagttaatgggcttttcttggtgGTTGGCAGGTGCGGGAGAACGGACGGAAGACATCATATCGCGGGCTCTGTTCTACGACCTGCTCAACAAGGCTGAGATCCACAGTAACTACAAGGAGCTCCTGGCTGGCATCGCAGCCCCCACCAAAGGCTTGAAGACAGTTTCTCGCCTCATCATGGAAAGAAGTAAACCTCATGTGCCTAGTTTGGGGGGGGTGAGGGTGGCAGAGGGGCACCAGCAACACAGTGAAGGAGGACTCCTGAGAACCTGTTCCAGCAAGTGGCCCCTTTGCCACCTCCCCCAAAGCAAAAGCCCCAAACCATTTGTACACACAACTACCTGAGCCCAACTGGCTACAAACATTGTCAGCTGCCTTGAGCTGCCTTTAGTGGCAAGGCAGGATGTGACTGTACCAAATGAATGAGACTGCTGATCCTTTCCTGGGGCCCTTGTCCAACAGCGCCTTAGAAGACCCACTGCATGGCGTTTGGCTGCTTCCAAAGCTCAGATCCCATGACACCTAACTTCCACTCCAAGCAGTGCTGAGCATGATGGGATTTTTCTGGTCTCCCTTCAGGGCTAAGGATGAAAATTGGCTTTGTGAACGAGCTGGAGAAGTCCTATGGCGTCCGTCCCAGAGTGCTGAGTGGAAATGCCCGAGCCGACTTGCAAGAGATCAACAACTGGGTGCAGCAAAGGACTGGTGGGAAGGTCACCAGGTTCTTGGGGGAGATCCCTGATGGCATCAGCATCTTCCTCCTCGGGGCTGCGTATTTCAAAGGTAAGGGGAGACTCTTGCTATGTGAGGGAAGACAATGGAGACGGAGAACAACCCCAGGAGTGATAGTATGAGATAACTAACTTCCCTTGAGCTAGCATCGGCCAGGAAGGTAGTGACTGTCCGGCATCCCCTTCTGCTCCTCCACAGGAGGAGCCACGGTGCCAAAGGCCATCTCAAGGAGAAGCATGACAAAGAGGATGGGAACACTaacccttgccttccttcctcaaCCACAGGACAGTGGGTGACCCGATTCGACAACAAGCTCACCAAGCTACACGACTTCCACCTGGATGAAGAGAGGACCGTGAGGGTGCCCATGATGTCAGCCCCACAGGCCATCTTGAAATATGGCTTTGACTCGGAGCTCAACTGCAAGGTGGGTAGGCAATTCAGCAGGCCGATCTGTACTCCCTCAAATTGTAAACAGCACCCAAAATGACTGGAAACCTGTGCCTGGTTTTgacttttttgattttttaaaaaaaatgtattacttCATTAAAATGTTTACACTCCGCCAAATATCCACAAACCTCAGGGCTGCAGCCAATGCAATCAAACCACTCAAACCAATTTGAAATAGGAAGCTGCAGTTCTTTCCATTTGCCATTGAGCTACACTGGCCAAACTCACCCCTTTGCTGATGAGCATGTGCAGCATAAAGGAAAGCTAGCATTTGCCACAACGGAGAAAGGTTTCAAGGGTCAGAATCCTTGTGGGCTGGAGGCCAAGCAGGTGGGGGACCTCAGCCCCCGCAAGAGATGCAAAAGAAACCCCTCTAGAACCTCTGGGTCTAACGCTttgcttcctttcctcttcccctggCCACCATGCCAGATTGCACAGCTCCCCCTGACAGGAGGCATCAGCATCATGTTCTTCCTGCCCCAAAGCGTGACCCAGAATATGACCCTGATTGAGGAGAGCCTCACCTCCGAGTTTGTCCATGACATTGACAAGCAGCTGAAGACCGTCCACGCGGTGCTGAGCATGCCCCGGCTCAAATTGACAGCAGAGACTGGGCTCACTGGCACCCTCCAGGAAATGCGTACGTACTTGACCTGGTGCTCCCAAGGAGTTAGGCCTAGTGCCAAGACTGGCTGGGTATGCGCTATACTCTACTCTGGCCAAAACTACAGGCCAGGCAGAAGTGGGATGGAGAGCACTGAGGAAATCTTTCCAACCGCTAAACATCTGACCAGTGGGGTGGGTGAGAGGCTTGTATCCAGAGTGCTCTTGCACATGGAGGCTCTCCTCCAGCAGCTGAAACTAGCAGCCAGGTTCTCCACAAATAGATTCTCATCCCCtgagaaagtggggcagaggcagcagcaacagcttcTGGCAACATATTGTACAACTGGAACACAAAGctgcccttctttctttctggcaccTGCTGCCAGTTTCATTGGGTGACCAGAGGTCAAATCTTCATGTTGAATCAGCCGCACAATGCCCAAACGATGGTACCAGCTTCTCCGCTGTCTGGCTTGCCTCGTCTCTGACTTTCTTTTACGTCGAGAGCTGGCTCAGATCCTCCTAGCTAATGAGACGTCTGtcttctctctgcagggctccaGGCGCTCTTCTCAACACCTGACTTCAGCAAGATTGCCGCAAAGGCCATCAAGCTCTCCCACGTCCAACACAAAGTGGCCTTGGAACTCGGGGAAGATGGGGTCAGCTCTGTGTTCACACCAGACACGGAGGCTGCCCGCCTGAATTTCCCCATCGACTATCACCTGGACAAGCCTTTCCTCTTTGTGCTCCGGGACAATGAGACAGGCACACTCCTCTTCATCGGGAAAATCCTGGACCCCCGGAGTACTTAGACCCCTCAACAGCCACCAAGCACTGCCAAAGGGTGGGTCTGCTCTGCCACACCCAGGTTGTGTATTCTGTACCACAATAAATGTGCTTCTGCCTTAAACATGCCTTGAGAACAGCTCTCTCTCAGGGTCAAGGGGACCTTATTTCATGGCTGGCTGGCAAAGTGTACAAAAGGAGGCAGAAATGGAGGCAGGAAAGAAGCACCAGCCCTCT
This Sceloporus undulatus isolate JIND9_A2432 ecotype Alabama chromosome 11, SceUnd_v1.1, whole genome shotgun sequence DNA region includes the following protein-coding sequences:
- the SERPINF1 gene encoding pigment epithelium-derived factor isoform X2, which produces MRILVVLLCLGLLVFSCRSQDSGTSTNQQDPEADTEGGVEEEDPFYKSPVNKLAAAVSNFGYDLYRQQSSQTPSANVLLSPFSIATALSGLSLGAGERTEDIISRALFYDLLNKAEIHSNYKELLAGIAAPTKGLKTVSRLIMERRLRMKIGFVNELEKSYGVRPRVLSGNARADLQEINNWVQQRTGGKVTRFLGEIPDGISIFLLGAAYFKGQWVTRFDNKLTKLHDFHLDEERTVRVPMMSAPQAILKYGFDSELNCKIAQLPLTGGISIMFFLPQSVTQNMTLIEESLTSEFVHDIDKQLKTVHAVLSMPRLKLTAETGLTGTLQEMRLQALFSTPDFSKIAAKAIKLSHVQHKVALELGEDGVSSVFTPDTEAARLNFPIDYHLDKPFLFVLRDNETGTLLFIGKILDPRST
- the SERPINF1 gene encoding pigment epithelium-derived factor isoform X1, with amino-acid sequence MQPVHVLEGSDPRPGPAMRILVVLLCLGLLVFSCRSQDSGTSTNQQDPEADTEGGVEEEDPFYKSPVNKLAAAVSNFGYDLYRQQSSQTPSANVLLSPFSIATALSGLSLGAGERTEDIISRALFYDLLNKAEIHSNYKELLAGIAAPTKGLKTVSRLIMERRLRMKIGFVNELEKSYGVRPRVLSGNARADLQEINNWVQQRTGGKVTRFLGEIPDGISIFLLGAAYFKGQWVTRFDNKLTKLHDFHLDEERTVRVPMMSAPQAILKYGFDSELNCKIAQLPLTGGISIMFFLPQSVTQNMTLIEESLTSEFVHDIDKQLKTVHAVLSMPRLKLTAETGLTGTLQEMRLQALFSTPDFSKIAAKAIKLSHVQHKVALELGEDGVSSVFTPDTEAARLNFPIDYHLDKPFLFVLRDNETGTLLFIGKILDPRST